A single region of the bacterium genome encodes:
- a CDS encoding site-specific DNA-methyltransferase, protein MEQLQLVNDVEQEYEQSGTRHRLVLGDARRMAEVTDDSVALVVTSPPYWTLKKYPDHPDQLGDVLDFELFGKELARAWDECFRVLVPGGRLCVNVGDVTLSRRRHGRHRVLPLHANILIHAQECGFDALTPIFWHKRTNLTTEIAGDTYFLGKPYEPNGIIKSEIEYILLLRKPGAYRKPTMRQREQSRIAKEDYHAWYRAVWDDFGGASSPGHPAPFPLELPNRLIRMFSFVGDTVLDPFVGSGTTCLAAAKAGRDSVGYDVEESYLDLAERRLRRANLSPEPAVERIADGESG, encoded by the coding sequence ATGGAGCAGTTGCAACTCGTGAACGATGTGGAACAGGAATACGAGCAGTCGGGGACGAGGCATCGTCTGGTTCTCGGCGACGCGCGCCGGATGGCCGAGGTCACCGACGACTCGGTGGCGCTAGTCGTCACGTCCCCGCCGTACTGGACCCTGAAGAAGTACCCCGACCATCCCGACCAGTTGGGCGACGTTCTCGACTTCGAGTTGTTCGGCAAGGAGTTGGCCCGCGCTTGGGATGAGTGCTTCCGGGTCCTCGTGCCCGGCGGGCGTCTCTGCGTCAACGTCGGCGACGTGACCCTGTCGCGCCGCCGCCACGGGCGGCACCGCGTCTTGCCGCTGCACGCCAACATCCTCATCCACGCGCAGGAGTGCGGGTTCGACGCGTTGACGCCGATCTTCTGGCACAAGCGCACGAACCTCACCACGGAGATCGCCGGCGACACCTACTTCCTCGGCAAGCCCTACGAGCCCAACGGGATCATCAAGAGCGAGATCGAGTACATACTGCTGCTGCGCAAACCGGGTGCCTACCGCAAGCCCACGATGCGTCAGCGCGAACAGTCGCGTATCGCGAAGGAGGACTATCACGCCTGGTACCGGGCTGTGTGGGACGACTTCGGCGGCGCTTCCTCGCCGGGCCACCCGGCACCGTTCCCCCTGGAGCTGCCCAACCGTCTGATCCGGATGTTCTCCTTCGTCGGCGACACCGTGCTGGACCCGTTCGTCGGCTCGGGCACGACGTGCCTGGCGGCGGCGAAGGCGGGGCGCGACTCCGTTGGCTACGACGTCGAGGAGTCGTACCTTGACCTAGCCGAGCGCCGGCTGCGCCGAGCCAATCTGAGCCCGGAACCCGCC